One part of the Roseomonas gilardii genome encodes these proteins:
- a CDS encoding helix-turn-helix transcriptional regulator — MPAWIAAPDTRLSRQGIAALSRSARLLDLLQALRRRRHPVRGADLAEELGVSLRTLYRDIATLQAQGAAIEGEAGLGYVLRPGFFLPPLRFSEDEMDALLLGLRFVAQRGDPVLDEAAEDALAKILAAMPPEAELQARDGALLSGMDDSAGAPHLATLREAMQQERRLHLRYTDKKGVASERIVWPVAIGFFGEAEVLAAWCETRQDFRHFRLDRIVALRIDTDRYPRRRRLLLAEWRLQQDLEDLF, encoded by the coding sequence TTGCCAGCCTGGATCGCTGCGCCCGACACTCGGCTTTCTCGCCAGGGAATCGCCGCGCTGTCCCGTTCCGCCCGCCTGCTCGACCTGCTCCAGGCCCTGCGCCGAAGGCGGCATCCGGTCCGCGGCGCCGATCTGGCCGAGGAACTTGGCGTTTCGCTGCGCACCCTCTATCGCGACATCGCCACCCTCCAGGCCCAGGGCGCCGCCATCGAGGGCGAGGCCGGGCTTGGCTATGTTCTCCGGCCCGGCTTCTTCCTTCCGCCCTTGCGTTTCAGCGAGGACGAGATGGACGCGCTCCTGCTCGGCCTGCGCTTCGTCGCCCAGCGCGGCGACCCGGTGCTCGACGAGGCGGCCGAGGACGCGTTGGCCAAGATCCTCGCCGCCATGCCGCCGGAGGCCGAACTCCAGGCACGCGATGGCGCCCTGCTCTCCGGCATGGACGACAGCGCCGGCGCCCCGCATCTCGCCACGCTGCGCGAGGCGATGCAGCAGGAGCGGCGCCTGCACCTCCGCTACACGGACAAGAAGGGTGTCGCGAGCGAGCGCATCGTCTGGCCGGTGGCGATCGGCTTCTTCGGGGAGGCCGAGGTCCTGGCCGCCTGGTGCGAGACGCGGCAGGACTTCCGGCATTTCCGCCTCGACCGCATCGTGGCGCTCCGGATCGACACCGACC